One Ostrea edulis chromosome 6, xbOstEdul1.1, whole genome shotgun sequence genomic window, TCAGTAACAGTACCATTGTACTAGAGTATTTAAAAACAAGACGTGTTCTTCAAACTTGAATGTCCCTGAAAGTGTctctttacataatatatgtaacattaacacgataTGACTATCGTGcaggttgtgaaattcacaattttggtacattctttcctgcttttcctaaatatgcactTAGGTTTTATAGCTTGTATCAGCAAAcattgattgttttattatatcattCACCCATATTGAAacgtaggtgaagtaccacaaatttagacctatcttTGGCGCTCAGGGCCGTGACAGTGAGGAtcctttaacgtgccaacgcctgtcacGACACCCGTGAAACCCCCgtatttaaggtcatatccaaaagacccgctATTCTCACTTCTAACGTCTTAGATTTGACGCCATGGCACGAgtgggactcgaactcacgacctcccggttacgaagcggaCGCTCTAACACTGATCTagatctttcaaatgataaagaccaTAATCACTATCACATAACCCTGAcctctgggatcatgaaatgtacaCTTTTGGTAGAAACCTCCCTGCTCTACATgcctatgcatttagtttttcttacatatgaaCGGTTGTACAGGtaatttttgacaaattgtcAATGTTTGGTAAATTTCATCCCGCCCCTTACGTCTcagggtgcaggagtcctgaacaTTACAACTTATATCCCCTTTGTCCCGAATATGCatcataccaaattttaaaagaatttgaaatGGTATTTATATAGATCATCTGAGTTTACGCGGGTGACCTAACAAATATATCTTATAACTTTATGAAtatgatatcattaatcatttcTATTTACAGAAATGGAGAGTAATAGAATGACGTATCAGTTGAATCCTGACTACTTTATCATGGAGTCTGATGACAAAATTAAAATGGTACATTTTTATAATAGATTCGGAAATGAATTCTCTTTAAAGTTTATACAGTTATTTGTGTTCCATATTTGTTAACATGATTAAGCAATTTTTACAGCGGGAATTTGTACCACATAGAAAGGTACAGAAAACCATCAGAAATATCTGCgacatcacaaaacaaaacgCAGATACTAATGTAAGTGTTTATCTGAATACTATTATAATTATCGTTATTGTCAACATTATTCAAGATTGATTAAGATCACAAACAATAAATGATATGTATGTTTGATGTGTTCTTCAGCTCACAACTAATCTTacacgtgaaaaaaaaaatttcaggaCTTTTTGCCAGACTGGGTAACAGAAGAATATTTGTCATCTCTCCATGAAAGTAAAGAAGTAAGTAACTTGTCTTCGTGTGATATATTAAGTGTAATAGATAACATCCTGCTTAGAGGGAAGGACAATGTTatagataaaaatatacatgtatataccgatagaaaaaaaacccatcccGTTACTAACCAACAGCAACACTGTAATACATAATTCGATTCGGCAGTGCATAATCTGCATAAGATTTagttgcagaactgtagctctctgaaataaaatattgtgacgAATTCTTAAAACCGaggaaggctactgacaaataagttgatgttacaggggggagggggaggcaACAAAGAAAGAAATATAGTCTTCCGTCTATAAATTTCACATGTTTATGTTACATGCTTCTATACCAATTCCTAAGCCTTTCTTTACGTACTGATTTTacctacggattactctgtttacctgaggGTTGACGACTTACCCTTCTAGGCACCGGATATCACCTCTGGTGTTTGTCCCACTatcaattttgcattctttcTAACATTTATTGGATTGATCATCGTTCATTATCTTCATAAGAACACAAATCTAGAGTGGGCGTAACATCAACGGTAGCACACAAGCCCGGGCCTACacataatcccccccccccaaattaagTTGTCTATgccttaaaaaaaaacccagttgtCTATAACTATCTCCACACTTTCTGCTTAAGGTCATTCTGGTATGCTATTTCCGTTCACCATAACATTGAATTAACGGTACTAGGTTGCGTCCTTTGAGTTTCCGTCATCTGTTGAgctccgggttagaataggtcctcagtacccccttgcttgtcgtaagaggcgactaaatggtgcggtccttcggatgagaccggaaaaaccgaggtcccgtgtcacagcaggtgtgaaacgataaagatccctccctgttcaatggccataagcgccgggcataggcctacattttgcagcccttcaccggcagtggtgacatctccatatgagtgaaatattctcgagtgggacgttaaacaatattcattcaatcaatcttaaAAAGAGGTACATTTCAGCCGGAAAGCAAAGTCCACAAAATAGCGCCATACCCCCTTGACGTGTGGCGCTACAGTTCCATTCATCATTTCTTATGCCCCTGTCTAGAAAAATAAGTTAATAGTCAGAGTACAGGCAGAAGAAATATGACGGCTTGAGACTTAAACGGCAAGGAACGGAGCGGAGaaatttatactttttttttttttttttttttttttttttttacaaaatgtaaCAAGACTCCTCAGATTTtccaatatataaaaaatatattagaaATATGGAATGTAGCACTTCTACTTTTTTCCAGACAAAGAATTGTGGCGCCTTGAGATTAGAGTCAGACCACATCAAGGTACGTTAACATTAGTGACTTTAGATACATTTtcccgggggtgggggtggggtggggttatGCATTATATGTATTTGTGGACAAGCACGATTTGTTGTTGAATGCTGATAAACTAAACAGTTCCTTTAACTTTTCACTAGAATTACGTCCAAGGCATCATTGAGCATGCCCGGAACATACTACACGAGGAAGAGGCAACTTTGAAAGTAAGTGTGCACACTTCTCTTATGAAAACAACAGTTTCAGATTTAGAGCCGAATTCGGACGAGTTTCGAGTTTTTCTTCACTGTTGAAGTTCTTAGATTGCATGTCTTAAAATCCCGATAGGGACAATTTATGCCTTTAAGGTTAATATTCAAATTCCTCATGTCCTAGTGCGAAGTGTAGggttatttcatttatttcagaAATTCTAAACTTATCACTCATTATGATTGAAGGCTTATTTTTGATTGAtaaattaattgttttattttagagCCAGAATTCCAAACTTGGCATTGGAGACATACCCGTTATCGATGATTGTATCAAACAACACAGAGACAAAATGGCTGCGGTTCATGAAGAACTGCTGGTAAGTTACCAGACGACGGTCATCAATTTTCCTTTGATTAGATATTGGTCTAGTagaatatcaaacaaataaagTATAAGACCGTACAGATTTAATTAAACATTtacagaccccccccccaaaaaaaagaaattgaaatgaaaattttattggcaATAAACTTGTAATTAACATTTTCACAATTATGTGCTGGATCAGCATAGTTAATGTTTTTTTAGTTTCTAAACTATATCAAATATACCATGTTACTTCCTCGGAAGCCAGGGCTTTTCGGTCCACTCTGATCCCCTTGGCTTGCAAAGATGTCCATGATAAGTTtgagaatttttgaaaatcattctTCTGGAACAAAACTTATGTTCTAGATTACAGTAAATAGCAAGACAGACGTGGAAGGAAAGGAGAAATGTGAGGAAATCACGAAGAAAGAACTCACTGACGAAGATCATGGAGTATTACAGGTATACTGGGTAATCTCACCGTTTTCATAGAAATAATATTCTATCCAGAAAAACCGTAACTTTTCTGACATCCAATTTAATATTctaagtttgaaatatttcttcacttccATTTATTCAGAGTATGCAGTCTGCTCTAAGTCTGGAAGATAGGGACGATTTCTTTATTCCTAGGCAACTATTCTTTTTCAAGATTGAAACGTTCAAACCAAGTCCACAGGTAAAATGTCCCCAAAAGTCGCTAGAATGTACATAAATGTTAAAGGATAAAATTGAGACCTTTGTTCAACGAAATGCTCCAAATATGTCTTTGAAAATACTTGTAACGTCTGAGGTTATATATAATGTTAAAGACTTACAAACGATTCggtaatttcattaaaattccCGGGAGTTTTGTCTTTCTTGAATCGTGTATCATACTGTTGGATTGTGATTGCTGACTTTGTTTTCTGGTTTTTTTCCACAACTAGAGTGAGTGTCCAATCACAGAGGCAGACTCTGATGTCAGAGAGCCCAGACCTTCACAAGATTCCACTGTGGATGAAACGGTATGGACATGTAACTAGATCTATTATCTGATAATGTTGGTAACGATTTGTTAGAGATTGTTATTCAAAGCCCCAAATTACATACGAGATGAATGATATTTACTTTTATGTTTGCAATATAGATTTTGAGCCCCTTGCTTTCTTCCTATATGCACAGGTCACTCGTTGTAAAGGAAGCCGCTGTTGGAGGAAAAGGATTCTCAGATTCTTTGGTTATAAGTAGAGTTGAGACCAGACAATGCGATGTTGTAATCTAAATACACATCAAAGAAACTTTATCGAAAATAACGAGAGGACTAATTGAAGATACTCTTATTTTTAAATCCATATTAAAATTGTTGacaatgaatttgaatttgtgattcttaaaaacatgtatattgaatataaaatcaaaacaaattttCCCCTAT contains:
- the LOC125648271 gene encoding uncharacterized protein LOC125648271, whose product is MHFLYPTKQNKAKQLEEMESNRMTYQLNPDYFIMESDDKIKMREFVPHRKVQKTIRNICDITKQNADTNDFLPDWVTEEYLSSLHESKETKNCGALRLESDHIKNYVQGIIEHARNILHEEEATLKSQNSKLGIGDIPVIDDCIKQHRDKMAAVHEELLITVNSKTDVEGKEKCEEITKKELTDEDHGVLQSMQSALSLEDRDDFFIPRQLFFFKIETFKPSPQSECPITEADSDVREPRPSQDSTVDETVTRCKGSRCWRKRILRFFGYK